A stretch of the Archangium violaceum genome encodes the following:
- a CDS encoding DUF4150 domain-containing protein, producing MSGKVYANGNEVVRKGGDGKVTAAFPDVCMSPPPPPAGPVPVPYADSSSAKDLKAGSRTVLIAGKEVALQDASFYQSSPLGNEAATRNFGASVVTHTITGKTYFASWSMDVKVEGKSVVRHMDLTTSNHGSYPGATPPFCNLSEAKRAEAQELAQLRMVEGKCPCCGKGADTCPAAFREDDEALSLEEFYGLDKNPARREQFDFLVSYKTQHCTCDGRVLPEPPCDVFRASEPGGSRHGQIEEAWGKAVKEYRRDYENRTGVRLKKASEILDELLLVTGRASALKATSKLSTRELAALEQLKKSGKPYDAQLLEDAIEYRRLSAKSKGLARINHLVPKEASGCPTNPDNLQPQQTLCRECQAIDDFFTFHWQG from the coding sequence ATGAGCGGCAAGGTGTACGCGAATGGCAACGAGGTGGTGAGGAAGGGCGGGGACGGGAAGGTGACGGCGGCCTTCCCCGACGTGTGTATGAGCCCTCCGCCTCCGCCAGCGGGGCCCGTGCCGGTGCCCTACGCGGACAGCTCCTCCGCGAAGGACCTGAAGGCCGGGAGCCGGACGGTGCTGATTGCCGGGAAGGAGGTGGCGCTGCAGGACGCGTCCTTCTACCAGTCGTCGCCGCTGGGCAACGAGGCGGCGACACGGAACTTCGGGGCGAGCGTGGTGACGCACACGATTACGGGGAAGACGTACTTCGCCTCGTGGTCGATGGACGTGAAGGTGGAGGGCAAGTCGGTGGTGAGGCACATGGACCTGACCACCTCGAACCACGGCAGCTACCCGGGAGCGACGCCCCCGTTCTGCAACCTCTCGGAGGCGAAGCGGGCGGAGGCGCAGGAGCTCGCTCAGCTGCGGATGGTGGAGGGGAAGTGCCCCTGCTGCGGGAAGGGCGCGGACACGTGCCCGGCGGCGTTCCGGGAGGATGACGAGGCGCTGTCCCTGGAGGAGTTCTACGGGTTGGACAAGAACCCGGCTCGGCGGGAGCAGTTCGACTTCCTCGTCTCGTACAAGACTCAGCACTGCACGTGCGATGGCCGGGTGCTCCCCGAGCCGCCTTGTGACGTGTTCCGGGCCAGCGAGCCTGGTGGTTCACGGCACGGACAGATCGAAGAGGCATGGGGCAAGGCGGTCAAGGAGTATAGGAGGGATTACGAGAATCGGACAGGAGTGAGGCTCAAGAAAGCGTCAGAGATTCTTGACGAGCTTTTGTTGGTTACCGGCAGGGCCTCGGCATTGAAGGCGACTTCCAAGCTGTCGACGCGCGAGTTGGCGGCCCTGGAGCAACTAAAGAAGAGCGGCAAGCCCTATGACGCCCAGCTCCTTGAGGATGCGATAGAATATAGGCGGTTGAGTGCTAAGTCGAAGGGATTGGCACGGATCAACCACTTAGTACCCAAAGAGGCATCTGGTTGCCCGACCAACCCTGACAACCTTCAGCCGCAGCAGACCTTGTGTAGGGAATGCCAGGCAATCGACGATTTCTTTACTTTTCACTGGCAGGGATAA
- a CDS encoding LysR family transcriptional regulator: protein MKRNEMNDLAAFVAVAEQKSFTRAAATLGMSPSALSHAMRALEGRLGLRLLTRTTRSVSTTEAGERLLLTLRPAFESIQSELTALGAMRDKPAGTVRLTTFRYAATRVLWPLLPRFLEAHPDIRFELTLDDGLTDIVASRYDAGIRFGGALEKDMIAIRVSPDVRIAVVGSAAYFARHPRPTTPKQLAGHRCISYRMTTLGGLFPWTFERDGHSLQWKPDGALVFNDDDMILTAALMGQGLAYVLEDVAAEHLARGDLIRVLEAWCPVWPGCHLYYPSRRQLPPALAALIEALRLASTPERPSRTRKRTRSGD, encoded by the coding sequence ATGAAGCGCAATGAGATGAACGACCTGGCGGCGTTCGTGGCCGTCGCCGAGCAGAAGAGCTTCACGCGCGCGGCGGCGACGCTGGGCATGTCCCCCTCGGCCTTGAGTCATGCGATGCGGGCCCTGGAGGGCCGTCTGGGCTTGCGGTTGCTGACACGAACGACTCGCAGTGTGTCGACCACCGAGGCGGGAGAGCGTCTGCTCCTGACGCTGCGGCCGGCGTTCGAGTCCATCCAGTCGGAGCTGACGGCGCTGGGCGCGATGCGGGACAAGCCCGCGGGCACCGTGCGCCTCACCACGTTCCGCTATGCCGCGACCCGCGTGCTATGGCCCCTCCTGCCCCGGTTCCTGGAGGCCCATCCGGACATCCGCTTCGAACTGACGCTCGATGATGGCCTGACCGACATCGTCGCCAGCCGGTACGACGCGGGCATCCGATTCGGCGGTGCTCTGGAGAAGGACATGATCGCCATCCGGGTGAGCCCGGACGTGCGGATCGCGGTCGTGGGCTCCGCGGCCTACTTCGCCCGGCATCCCCGGCCCACCACCCCCAAGCAACTCGCCGGACATCGCTGCATCTCCTACCGGATGACGACCCTGGGCGGCTTGTTCCCCTGGACCTTCGAGCGGGACGGTCACTCCCTTCAATGGAAGCCCGATGGAGCGCTCGTCTTCAATGACGACGACATGATCCTGACGGCCGCCCTGATGGGCCAGGGGCTCGCGTATGTCCTCGAGGATGTGGCCGCCGAGCACCTCGCCCGGGGTGATTTGATCCGCGTCCTGGAGGCGTGGTGCCCGGTATGGCCCGGCTGCCATCTCTACTACCCGAGCCGTCGCCAGCTCCCGCCCGCCCTGGCCGCGCTGATCGAGGCCCTGCGCCTGGCGTCGACCCCGGAGCGGCCGTCCCGGACACGGAAGCGGACTCGGTCGGGGGATTGA
- a CDS encoding transposase, translating into MRPHCDSLVPDGVFVPEEGGVRIEPLPPPRKGEVERLLRGVSHRVLRLLEKRGALPAQGPEDARQTYQAHSLKQRLSWTEVGVRPPPRKQPRCALVEGFSLHANRHLHANDRKGLERPGRYGARGALALERLSRAEDGRSAWRMKRPLPDGTTHLRFTGLEL; encoded by the coding sequence GTGAGGCCGCACTGCGACTCGCTGGTGCCGGACGGCGTCTTCGTGCCGGAGGAGGGCGGCGTGCGCATCGAGCCGTTGCCGCCGCCCAGGAAAGGAGAGGTGGAGCGGTTGCTGAGGGGGGTGAGTCACCGGGTGCTGCGCCTGCTGGAGAAAAGAGGGGCCCTGCCCGCGCAAGGGCCCGAGGACGCGCGGCAGACATACCAGGCGCACTCCCTGAAGCAGCGGCTGAGCTGGACGGAGGTGGGAGTGCGGCCTCCTCCCCGAAAGCAGCCCCGATGCGCCTTGGTGGAGGGCTTCTCCCTGCACGCCAACAGGCACCTTCACGCCAACGACAGGAAGGGGCTGGAGCGGCCAGGCCGCTACGGGGCGCGTGGCGCGCTGGCGCTGGAGCGTTTGTCACGAGCGGAGGATGGCCGCAGCGCCTGGCGCATGAAGCGGCCGCTGCCGGACGGAACGACGCACCTGCGCTTCACCGGGCTGGAACTGTAA
- a CDS encoding DUF4150 domain-containing protein, protein MSGKVYANGNEVVRKGGDGKVTAAFPDVCMSPPPPPAGPVPVPYADSSSAKDLKAGSRTVLIAGKEVALQDASFYQSSPLGNEAATRNFGASVVTHTITGKTYFASWSMDVKVEGKSVVRHMDLTTSNHGSYPGATPPFCNLSEAKRAEAQELAQLRMVEGKCPCCGKGADTCPAAFREDDEALSLEEFYGLDKNPARREQFDFLVSYKTQHCTCDGRVLPEPPCDVFRASEPGGSRHRDIENIWNEEVAEYRRAYMRRSGVRLKESLEILEELLQATGRPQALRATAKMSNRELAALEQLKKSGQPYDNKLFDDAKEFRRLSAKAKGLARINHLVPKEASGCPTNPDNLQPQQTLCRECQAIDDFFTFHWQGK, encoded by the coding sequence ATGAGCGGCAAGGTGTACGCGAATGGCAACGAGGTGGTGAGGAAGGGCGGGGACGGGAAGGTGACGGCGGCCTTCCCCGACGTGTGTATGAGCCCTCCGCCTCCGCCAGCGGGGCCCGTGCCGGTGCCCTACGCGGACAGCTCCTCCGCGAAGGACTTGAAGGCCGGGAGCCGGACGGTGCTGATTGCCGGGAAGGAGGTGGCGCTGCAGGACGCGTCCTTCTACCAGTCGTCGCCGCTGGGCAACGAGGCGGCGACACGGAACTTCGGGGCGAGCGTGGTGACGCACACGATTACGGGGAAGACGTACTTCGCCTCGTGGTCGATGGACGTGAAGGTGGAGGGCAAGTCGGTGGTGAGGCACATGGACCTGACCACCTCGAACCACGGCAGCTACCCGGGAGCGACGCCCCCGTTCTGCAACCTCTCGGAGGCGAAGCGGGCGGAGGCGCAGGAGCTCGCTCAGCTGCGGATGGTGGAGGGGAAGTGCCCCTGCTGCGGGAAGGGCGCGGACACGTGCCCGGCGGCGTTCCGGGAGGATGACGAGGCGCTGTCCCTGGAGGAGTTCTACGGGTTGGACAAGAACCCGGCTCGGCGGGAGCAGTTCGACTTCCTCGTCTCGTACAAGACTCAGCACTGCACGTGCGATGGCCGGGTGCTCCCCGAGCCGCCTTGTGACGTGTTCCGGGCCAGCGAGCCTGGTGGTTCACGGCACAGGGACATCGAAAACATATGGAATGAAGAGGTCGCGGAGTACCGGAGAGCCTACATGCGCAGGTCGGGAGTGAGGCTCAAAGAATCCCTGGAGATACTCGAAGAGCTCCTGCAAGCCACCGGCAGGCCACAGGCGTTGAGGGCAACCGCCAAGATGTCGAACCGCGAGTTGGCTGCCTTGGAGCAACTCAAGAAGTCCGGGCAACCCTATGATAACAAGCTATTCGATGATGCCAAGGAGTTCAGGCGACTGAGCGCAAAGGCGAAGGGGCTGGCACGGATCAACCACTTAGTACCCAAAGAGGCATCTGGTTGCCCGACCAACCCTGACAACCTTCAGCCGCAGCAGACCTTGTGTAGGGAATGCCAGGCAATCGACGATTTCTTTACTTTTCACTGGCAAGGGAAATAG
- a CDS encoding ISAzo13 family transposase has translation MDSENVIAVKYRALAAGLDEAMRRRWAATEAKALGRGGATRVSHATGISLPTISKGLRELTKGTRLPPDRVRRRGGGRRPLSKQDATLVRDLRGLVSPATRGSPTSPLRWTSKSTHHMAEALRCQGHDVSPRTVAGLLHGMGYSLQANRKTTEGTQHPDRDAQFGHIAAEVESFQARGQPVISVDTKKKELVGHFKQKGQERERKGRPRRVLVHDFIDDGEGKAIPYGVYDVSDNSGWVSVGVDHDTSALAVATIRAWWQRMGRRSYPQAKELLVTADAGGSNGVRARLWKAELQRLANDTGLSITVCHFPPGTSKWNKIEHRMFCHITENWRGRLLISHEVVVNLIAATTTRQGLRVSAGLDNRTYPLGTKITDMQMAALNIERANFHGDWNYTLHPN, from the coding sequence ATGGATTCGGAGAACGTCATCGCGGTGAAGTACCGGGCATTGGCAGCGGGATTGGACGAGGCCATGCGGCGCAGGTGGGCGGCCACAGAGGCCAAGGCGCTGGGGCGCGGAGGGGCGACGCGTGTGTCGCATGCAACCGGTATCTCCTTGCCCACTATCAGCAAGGGACTGCGCGAGTTGACGAAGGGCACCAGGCTTCCGCCTGACCGCGTGCGCCGTCGCGGTGGTGGAAGGAGGCCGCTCTCCAAACAGGACGCCACACTGGTGAGGGACCTGCGCGGGCTGGTTTCGCCTGCCACCCGAGGCAGCCCTACCTCGCCGCTGCGCTGGACATCTAAATCCACTCACCACATGGCCGAGGCGCTTCGGTGCCAGGGGCATGACGTCAGCCCCCGCACCGTGGCAGGACTGCTGCACGGCATGGGCTATAGCCTGCAAGCCAATCGAAAAACGACGGAGGGAACGCAGCACCCGGACAGGGACGCGCAGTTTGGGCACATCGCCGCCGAGGTGGAGAGTTTCCAGGCCAGGGGACAGCCCGTCATTTCCGTGGACACCAAGAAGAAGGAGTTGGTGGGCCACTTCAAGCAAAAGGGCCAGGAAAGGGAGAGGAAGGGACGGCCCAGGCGGGTGTTGGTGCACGACTTCATTGACGACGGCGAGGGCAAGGCAATCCCCTACGGCGTCTATGATGTGTCCGACAATTCCGGTTGGGTGAGTGTGGGGGTGGACCATGATACGTCGGCCCTTGCCGTCGCCACCATTCGTGCTTGGTGGCAGCGGATGGGACGTCGCAGCTACCCACAGGCCAAGGAGTTGCTGGTGACGGCAGACGCAGGTGGTAGCAACGGGGTGCGAGCCCGGCTGTGGAAGGCGGAACTCCAGCGACTCGCCAATGACACCGGCCTGTCCATTACCGTCTGTCATTTTCCGCCGGGCACGAGCAAGTGGAACAAGATTGAGCATCGCATGTTCTGCCACATTACCGAAAACTGGCGCGGCAGACTTCTCATCAGCCATGAGGTTGTCGTCAACCTCATTGCAGCAACTACTACCCGACAGGGGCTGCGTGTCAGCGCCGGGCTCGACAATCGCACCTACCCACTCGGCACCAAAATCACCGACATGCAGATGGCTGCGCTAAACATTGAGCGTGCCAATTTCCATGGTGATTGGAACTACACCCTTCATCCAAACTGA
- a CDS encoding DUF4150 domain-containing protein, with the protein MPVPYADSSSAKDLKAGSRTVLIAGKEVALQDASFYQSSPLGNEAATRNFGASVVTHTITGKTYFASWSMDVKVEGKSVVRHMDLTTSNHGSYPGATPPFCNLSEAKRAEAQELAQLRMVEGKCPCCGKSADTCPAAFREDDEALSLEEFYGLDKNPARREQFDFLVSYKTQHCTCDGRVLPEPPCDVFRASEPGGSRHGQIEEAWGKAVYSYRKKYEIETGTRLKEYAEILDELLQANGRPSALRATSKMSRQEVALLEQLKKKGKPHDAQLLRDAREYRRLSVEAKKLERINHLVPKEASGCPTNPKNLQPQQALCNECQAIDDFFTAHWQGRQT; encoded by the coding sequence GTGCCGGTGCCCTACGCGGACAGCTCCTCCGCGAAGGACCTGAAGGCCGGGAGCCGGACGGTGCTGATTGCCGGGAAGGAGGTGGCGCTGCAGGACGCGTCCTTCTACCAGTCGTCGCCGCTGGGCAACGAGGCGGCGACACGGAACTTCGGGGCGAGCGTGGTGACGCACACGATTACGGGGAAGACATACTTCGCCTCGTGGTCGATGGACGTGAAGGTGGAGGGCAAGTCGGTGGTGAGGCACATGGACCTGACCACCTCGAACCACGGCAGCTACCCGGGAGCGACGCCCCCGTTCTGCAACCTCTCGGAGGCGAAGCGGGCGGAGGCGCAGGAGCTCGCTCAGCTGCGGATGGTGGAGGGGAAGTGCCCCTGCTGCGGGAAGAGCGCGGACACGTGCCCGGCGGCGTTCCGGGAGGATGACGAGGCGCTGTCCCTGGAGGAGTTCTACGGGTTGGACAAGAACCCGGCTCGGCGGGAGCAGTTCGACTTCCTCGTCTCGTACAAGACTCAGCACTGCACGTGCGATGGCCGGGTGCTCCCCGAGCCGCCTTGTGACGTGTTCCGGGCCAGCGAGCCTGGTGGTTCACGGCACGGACAGATCGAAGAGGCATGGGGCAAGGCGGTCTATTCCTATCGAAAGAAGTACGAAATAGAAACTGGGACAAGGCTCAAGGAGTACGCGGAGATTCTTGACGAACTCCTGCAGGCAAACGGAAGGCCTTCGGCATTGAGGGCAACTTCAAAAATGTCGAGACAGGAGGTGGCACTCCTGGAGCAGTTGAAGAAGAAAGGGAAGCCCCATGATGCTCAGCTCCTGCGAGATGCGAGGGAGTACAGGCGGCTCAGTGTAGAGGCGAAGAAGCTGGAGAGAATCAACCACCTGGTGCCGAAGGAGGCTTCGGGCTGCCCAACGAATCCAAAGAATCTTCAGCCACAGCAGGCCCTGTGTAATGAATGCCAGGCAATTGACGATTTCTTCACTGCGCACTGGCAGGGAAGGCAAACGTGA
- a CDS encoding DUF2169 family type VI secretion system accessory protein, which translates to MHAVEDEHDGMAAGVCVATDKSGQDRCVVVVKGTFALEGRGDARLAEVQEPLVSADVHRGDPGTTSLHFECDFAPFKPRADILVVGHAVSPSGKPVTESVVTLEFGALRKVIRVTGDRRWERGLLGLRASAPQPFIQMPLVYERAFGGTDLSHSDPRHHGAELRNPVGVGYRKNPDARAAEGTLLPNLEDPRQPISNWKDVSRPMGFGPIGRNWQPRISHAGTYDQRWMDEERPFLPRDFDTPYFLSAPEDQQVPYLQGGESLRCTGMTRDGALVARVPRLRFPVTFRFDGGDQSLEPLLDTLLVDADSRRMMLTWRASVPLGRKPARLREVLVGHQPVRLPPGRGEGKRHFKSLAEAVAAHRALQRRAGRS; encoded by the coding sequence ATGCATGCAGTTGAAGATGAACACGACGGGATGGCGGCGGGCGTGTGCGTTGCCACGGACAAGTCCGGCCAGGACAGATGTGTCGTCGTGGTGAAGGGCACGTTCGCGCTTGAAGGCAGGGGAGACGCGAGGCTGGCCGAAGTGCAGGAACCGTTGGTCTCCGCGGATGTCCATCGGGGCGACCCCGGAACGACGAGTCTCCACTTCGAATGTGACTTCGCGCCCTTCAAACCCCGGGCAGACATCCTCGTCGTGGGGCATGCCGTGTCACCTTCTGGCAAACCTGTCACCGAGTCGGTGGTGACGCTCGAGTTCGGGGCGCTTCGCAAGGTCATTCGAGTCACGGGAGACCGGCGCTGGGAGCGAGGGCTGCTCGGCTTGCGTGCCTCCGCGCCCCAGCCCTTCATCCAGATGCCCCTGGTATACGAGCGGGCTTTCGGCGGAACGGACCTCAGCCACTCGGACCCGCGGCACCATGGTGCCGAGCTGCGCAACCCGGTGGGGGTGGGCTACCGGAAGAACCCGGATGCCCGAGCGGCGGAAGGGACGCTCCTGCCGAACCTGGAGGACCCCCGGCAACCCATCTCCAACTGGAAGGACGTCTCGCGGCCCATGGGCTTCGGTCCCATCGGCCGGAACTGGCAGCCCCGCATCTCCCACGCTGGAACCTATGACCAGCGATGGATGGACGAGGAGCGCCCCTTCTTGCCGCGTGACTTCGACACGCCATATTTCCTGAGTGCGCCGGAGGACCAGCAGGTGCCGTACCTTCAGGGTGGGGAGAGTCTGCGCTGCACGGGGATGACCCGGGATGGGGCGCTGGTGGCGCGAGTGCCCAGGCTGCGCTTCCCCGTCACCTTCCGCTTCGACGGCGGGGACCAGAGCCTGGAGCCGCTGCTGGACACGCTCCTCGTCGATGCGGACTCGCGACGGATGATGCTGACCTGGCGGGCGTCGGTTCCCCTGGGCCGGAAGCCCGCGAGGCTGCGGGAGGTGCTGGTGGGACACCAGCCTGTCCGGCTGCCTCCGGGGCGAGGTGAGGGCAAGCGCCACTTCAAGTCGCTCGCGGAAGCGGTGGCCGCGCACCGGGCGCTTCAGCGGAGAGCAGGCAGGTCATGA
- a CDS encoding DUF4150 domain-containing protein — MSGKVYANGNEVVRKGGDGKVTAAFPDVCMSPPPPPAGPVPVPYADSSSAKDLKAGSRTVLIAGKEVALQDASFYQSSPLGNEAATRNFGASVVTHTITGKTYFASWSMDVKVEGKSVVRHMDLTTSNHGSYPGATPPFCNLSEAKRAEAQELAQLRMVEGKCPCCGKGADTCPAAFREDDEALSLEEFYGLDKNPARREQFDFLVSYKTQHCTCDGRVLPEPPCDVFRASEPGGSRHGQIEEAWGKAVDNYRRQYKERTGVRLKDAMEILDGLLQETGRPLALRATAKMSNRELAALMELKKRGNSYDRQLLEDAKEYRRLSTVARKLERINHLVPKQASGCPTNPSNLQPQQTLCNECQAIDDFFTEHWQGK; from the coding sequence ATGAGCGGCAAGGTGTACGCGAATGGCAACGAGGTGGTGAGGAAGGGCGGGGACGGGAAGGTGACGGCGGCCTTCCCCGACGTGTGTATGAGCCCTCCGCCTCCGCCAGCGGGGCCCGTGCCGGTGCCCTACGCGGACAGCTCCTCCGCGAAGGACTTGAAGGCCGGGAGCCGGACGGTGCTGATTGCCGGGAAGGAGGTGGCGCTGCAGGACGCGTCCTTCTACCAGTCGTCGCCGCTGGGCAACGAGGCGGCGACACGGAACTTCGGGGCGAGCGTGGTGACGCACACGATTACGGGGAAGACATACTTCGCCTCGTGGTCGATGGACGTGAAGGTGGAGGGCAAGTCGGTGGTGAGGCACATGGACCTGACCACCTCGAACCACGGCAGCTACCCGGGAGCGACGCCCCCGTTCTGCAACCTCTCGGAGGCGAAGCGGGCGGAGGCGCAGGAGCTCGCTCAGCTGCGGATGGTGGAGGGGAAGTGCCCCTGCTGCGGGAAGGGCGCGGACACGTGCCCGGCGGCGTTCCGGGAGGATGACGAGGCGCTGTCCCTGGAGGAGTTCTACGGGTTGGACAAGAACCCGGCTCGGCGGGAGCAGTTCGACTTCCTCGTCTCGTACAAGACTCAGCACTGCACGTGCGATGGCCGGGTGCTCCCCGAGCCGCCTTGTGACGTGTTCCGGGCCAGCGAGCCTGGTGGTTCACGGCACGGACAGATCGAAGAGGCATGGGGCAAGGCGGTGGACAACTACAGGAGGCAGTACAAGGAGAGAACAGGAGTGAGGCTCAAGGATGCCATGGAGATTCTTGACGGACTCCTGCAGGAAACCGGTAGGCCACTGGCGCTGAGGGCGACCGCCAAGATGTCGAATCGTGAGCTGGCAGCTCTGATGGAGCTGAAAAAGCGCGGGAATTCCTATGACCGCCAGCTCCTTGAGGATGCAAAGGAGTACCGGAGGCTGAGCACAGTGGCGAGAAAGTTGGAGAGGATCAATCACTTGGTTCCCAAGCAAGCATCGGGTTGCCCAACCAATCCAAGCAACCTCCAGCCGCAGCAGACCTTGTGCAATGAGTGCCAGGCGATTGATGACTTCTTTACTGAACATTGGCAGGGAAAGTAG
- a CDS encoding aldo/keto reductase, which produces MNPTAFRPLGHSGLIVGPLCLGTMTFGTPRWGSSDDISRAIFDDYVEAGGNFIDTADVYAGGRSEELVGAYIAERSLRDRLVLATKFTFNSSAGNPNAGGNGRKNIQRALEGSLRRLRVDSVDLYWLHAWDTVTPVEEVLQSLGDLVRAGKLRYFGFSNVPAWYAAKAATLARAHALPGPIALQLEYSLTERSIEREHVPAARECGLGITPWSPLAAGFLAGKYQREPQGASGEGRLTGPSPFGSSKFTEHNWRVLDVLRGMAGEVGRPMAQVALAWALAKPGVSSLILGASRREQLQDNLASLSLRLSEEHLRALDEVSALAPASPYPIFEAAVKRSIFGGMTVQGGVRCVAGH; this is translated from the coding sequence ATGAACCCCACCGCCTTCCGGCCTCTCGGCCATTCTGGATTGATCGTCGGCCCGCTCTGCCTGGGCACCATGACCTTTGGCACCCCGAGATGGGGCTCGTCCGACGACATCTCCCGCGCCATCTTCGACGACTACGTGGAGGCGGGGGGCAACTTCATCGACACCGCCGACGTCTACGCGGGAGGACGCAGCGAGGAACTGGTCGGCGCGTACATCGCCGAGCGCTCCCTGCGCGACCGGCTCGTCCTCGCCACCAAGTTCACCTTCAACTCCAGCGCCGGCAATCCCAACGCCGGAGGCAACGGGCGCAAGAACATCCAGCGCGCGTTGGAAGGCTCGCTCCGTCGGCTGCGCGTCGACTCCGTGGACCTGTACTGGCTGCACGCGTGGGACACCGTCACGCCGGTGGAGGAGGTGCTCCAGTCGCTCGGCGATCTCGTGCGCGCCGGGAAGCTGCGCTACTTCGGCTTCTCCAACGTGCCCGCCTGGTACGCCGCGAAGGCCGCCACGCTGGCGCGGGCGCACGCCCTGCCGGGGCCCATCGCCCTCCAGTTGGAGTATTCGCTCACCGAGCGCTCCATCGAGCGGGAGCATGTGCCCGCCGCGCGTGAATGCGGTCTGGGCATCACCCCGTGGAGTCCCCTGGCCGCGGGCTTCCTCGCGGGCAAATACCAGCGCGAGCCCCAGGGCGCCTCGGGCGAGGGGCGGCTCACCGGGCCCAGTCCCTTCGGGAGCTCGAAGTTCACCGAGCACAACTGGCGGGTGCTCGACGTGCTGCGCGGCATGGCCGGCGAGGTCGGACGCCCCATGGCCCAGGTCGCGCTCGCCTGGGCATTGGCGAAGCCGGGTGTGTCCTCGCTCATCCTCGGCGCGAGCCGGCGCGAGCAATTGCAGGACAACCTCGCCTCATTGAGCCTGCGCCTGTCGGAGGAGCACCTGCGCGCCCTGGATGAGGTGAGCGCGCTCGCACCCGCCTCTCCCTATCCCATCTTCGAGGCCGCCGTGAAGCGGAGCATCTTCGGCGGGATGACCGTCCAGGGGGGCGTCCGATGCGTCGCTGGACATTGA
- a CDS encoding zinc-dependent alcohol dehydrogenase family protein, with protein sequence MRRWTLKAGATTVEGLVLEDVPMPVPGPGEVRIRVRAVSLNYRDRLVLQGFPGMRLLERDLVPVSDGAGEVDAVGPGVETWRVGDRVTPYFFKNWHDAPPTELDFGLGGHDSDGMLAECVVLPASRLARAPESLDFAETSTLPCAAVTAWNALHGGRPLGPDSQVLVLGSGGVSLFALLLARAAGARVFATSSQDDKLRRMISLGAREGVNYRDTPDWGRAIFERTGGVDKVIDVNGTSSLHQSLTAIRPGGEVALVGLMSLEDAPSVATQVLFKSATLRGIAVGSTKMYDELSRVIDQHRIRPPIARTFRFEDARDAYRAQASPELFGKIVIAL encoded by the coding sequence ATGCGTCGCTGGACATTGAAGGCGGGCGCCACGACGGTGGAGGGGCTCGTGCTCGAGGACGTGCCGATGCCGGTCCCCGGTCCGGGTGAGGTCCGCATCCGCGTCCGCGCGGTGTCCCTCAACTACCGGGACCGGCTCGTGCTCCAGGGCTTCCCGGGGATGCGGCTGTTGGAGCGGGACCTCGTCCCCGTGTCGGATGGAGCCGGTGAGGTCGACGCGGTGGGCCCCGGTGTGGAGACGTGGCGCGTGGGCGACCGGGTGACACCGTACTTCTTCAAGAACTGGCACGATGCGCCGCCCACCGAGCTCGACTTCGGTCTGGGCGGACACGACTCGGACGGGATGCTGGCCGAGTGTGTCGTCCTGCCCGCCAGCCGGCTCGCGCGGGCTCCCGAGAGCCTGGACTTCGCCGAGACGTCCACCCTGCCCTGCGCCGCGGTGACCGCCTGGAACGCCCTCCACGGCGGCAGGCCCCTCGGGCCGGACAGCCAGGTGCTGGTGCTGGGAAGTGGCGGCGTGTCCCTCTTCGCCCTGCTCCTGGCACGCGCGGCGGGTGCCCGGGTGTTCGCGACCTCCAGTCAGGACGACAAGCTGCGCCGGATGATCTCCCTGGGAGCCCGCGAGGGCGTCAACTACCGGGACACCCCGGACTGGGGACGGGCCATCTTCGAGCGCACCGGCGGAGTCGACAAGGTGATCGACGTGAATGGAACGTCCTCCCTGCATCAGTCCCTGACGGCCATCCGTCCGGGGGGAGAAGTGGCGCTCGTGGGGTTGATGTCCCTGGAAGACGCTCCGTCCGTCGCGACGCAGGTGCTGTTCAAGAGCGCCACCCTGCGAGGCATCGCCGTGGGCAGCACGAAGATGTACGACGAGCTGTCGCGGGTGATTGACCAGCACCGGATCCGGCCGCCCATCGCCCGCACGTTCCGGTTCGAGGACGCTCGGGACGCGTACCGGGCACAAGCCTCGCCCGAGCTCTTCGGCAAGATCGTGATCGCGCTCTAA